The proteins below come from a single Drosophila suzukii chromosome X, CBGP_Dsuzu_IsoJpt1.0, whole genome shotgun sequence genomic window:
- the ND-MNLL gene encoding NADH dehydrogenase [ubiquinone] 1 beta subcomplex subunit 1, with the protein MVLGLDKRALWGALPLLGFAIGHFLDKKETDRLTMFRDKSALYGRSDGSADKAPSW; encoded by the coding sequence ATGGTCCTAGGACTGGACAAGCGAGCACTGTGGGGCGCACTGCCCCTGCTGGGATTCGCCATCGGGCACTTCCTGGACAAAAAGGAGACGGACCGCTTGACCATGTTCCGGGATAAGAGCGCCCTGTACGGCCGCTCTGACGGCAGCGCGGATAAGGCACCATCCTGGTAG
- the LOC108004567 gene encoding uncharacterized protein, with the protein MGSGIVVQLARKYGAVIFFPTVAVGSIYADWSHTREWKRQQLQLAQSAQLRNQR; encoded by the coding sequence ATGGGCAGTGGGATTGTGGTGCAATTGGCTCGAAAGTACGGCGCAGTGATATTCTTTCCCACTGTTGCAGTCGGCTCGATTTACGCAGATTGGTCGCACACCCGCGAGTGGAAACGCCAGCAGCTTCAGTTGGCACAAAGCGCCCAGCTAAGGAATCAGCGATAG
- the p115 gene encoding general vesicular transport factor p115, translating to MEFLKSGIKTVLGGTEPGQQPSAAETVEKLVDRVYSSTLLEDRRDACRALKALSRKYRIEVGAQGMPPLVQVLQNDGQDAEIISYALDTLCNVVTSEEFDEEADNPTVSVNVGEQFTEMFIKTPEHVTLVMGYLDEYDFRVRRAAIQLITSLISNKTRELQDLVLVSPMGVSKLMDLLTDSREVIRNDVLLLLIELTKGNSNIQKIVAFENAFDRLFEIVREEGCSDGGIVVEDCLILLLNLLKNNSSNQQFFKEGSYIQRLAPMFELSQDTEETGWSPQKVSNFHCLLQVVRALVTPSNQQQVVAACQRVMQKSRLLHALCEILMSSGVPADILTETINAVAEVVRGDRDNQDELGRVMAPSSPPRPAIVVLLMSMINEKQLLALRCAVLYCFECFLYRNADGQRAVVQTLLPSSTSDVSALSTGQLLCTGLFSTDALANWFSAVALMHSLVENVALKEELLRVLLATPGGQRPITLLEQCTNLMQQERYRLQSKVGLLMLLSLWLAHCPGAVKALLETQGTMAYLTAQLCSNEHDEREFLVQGMCAFLMGLCIQFNDNSLPGQKREDISQLIIKRIGQESFCSKLGEVSRHEAYSRACKQAQIRAKSAGELLLDYEYCKLYKGLEALIAKLVSGFDVDGIELTELTLSSEASALVSQYKGIIRGMDAQIQALQQSSKELEQENAELKEKLGEEQSLKAQLLDQNTLLKAQLGASAGQVQSTPGSEATTANEEELNAARYQANMYFAENIRLTKELETLRQQFSAEKQRADAAQESLAATQKDQEDLLELLADQEAKLTRYEEAASNEAPSGPAAEEESPIPSGTASR from the coding sequence ATGGAGTTCCTGAAGAGTGGCATAAAGACGGTGCTGGGCGGCACGGAGCCGGGCCAGCAGCCGAGTGCCGCTGAGACGGTGGAAAAGCTGGTGGACCGCGTCTACTCCTCGACGCTCCTGGAGGATCGGAGGGATGCTTGCCGGGCGCTGAAGGCCCTGTCCCGCAAATACCGCATCGAGGTGGGCGCCCAGGGCATGCCGCCGCTGGTGCAGGTGCTCCAGAACGACGGACAGGATGCGGAGATCATCAGCTATGCGCTGGACACCCTGTGCAACGTGGTAACCAGCGAGGAATTCGACGAGGAGGCCGACAATCCCACGGTTTCGGTAAATGTGGGCGAGCAGTTCACGGAGATGTTTATCAAGACGCCGGAGCATGTCACCCTGGTGATGGGCTACCTGGACGAGTACGATTTCCGGGTGCGTCGCGCTGCCATACAACTGATAACGTCCCTCATCTCGAACAAGACGCGGGAACTGCAGGATCTGGTCCTGGTCAGCCCCATGGGCGTGTCCAAGCTGATGGATCTGCTGACGGACAGTCGCGAGGTGATCCGCAACGAtgtcctgctgctgctgatcgAACTGACCAAGGGCAACTCGAATATCCAGAAGATTGTGGCCTTTGAGAACGCTTTCGATCGCCTGTTCGAGATTGTCCGGGAGGAGGGCTGCTCCGATGGCGGCATAGTGGTGGAGGACTGCCTGATACTGCTACTGAATCTCCTTAAGAACAACTCCAGTAACCAGCAGTTCTTCAAGGAGGGCAGCTACATTCAGCGTTTGGCGCCGATGTTCGAGCTTTCCCAGGATACGGAGGAGACGGGCTGGTCGCCGCAGAAGGTCTCGAACTTTCACTGCCTGTTGCAAGTGGTCCGGGCACTGGTCACACCCAGTAATCAACAGCAGGTGGTGGCCGCCTGCCAGCGTGTCATGCAAAAGTCCCGGCTGCTCCATGCTCTCTGCGAGATTCTGATGAGTAGCGGTGTGCCAGCGGATATACTCACGGAGACGATCAATGCCGTGGCCGAAGTGGTGCGCGGCGATCGCGATAACCAAGACGAACTGGGAAGGGTTATGGCCCCGAGCAGTCCACCCAGACCGGCCATTGTGGTCCTGCTAATGTCTATGATTAATGAGAAACAGTTGCTCGCTCTGCGTTGCGCCGTTCTCTACTGCTTTGAGTGCTTCCTTTACCGCAATGCCGATGGCCAACGGGCGGTGGTGCAGACCCTGCTGCCCTCCAGTACCTCCGATGTGAGTGCCCTTTCGACGGGCCAACTACTTTGCACCGGACTCTTCTCTACAGACGCTCTGGCCAACTGGTTCTCCGCCGTGGCCCTGATGCACTCCCTCGTGGAGAATGTGGCTCTCAAAGAGGAACTTCTGCGCGTTCTGCTGGCAACACCCGGTGGCCAAAGGCCCATCACGCTGCTCGAGCAGTGCACCAATCTCATGCAGCAGGAGCGCTACCGTTTGCAAAGCAAGGTAGGCCTGCTAATGCTTCTCAGCCTGTGGCTAGCCCACTGCCCGGGAGCGGTGAAGGCTCTGCTGGAGACGCAGGGCACCATGGCCTATCTGACGGCCCAACTCTGCTCCAACGAGCACGACGAACGCGAGTTCCTGGTCCAGGGCATGTGCGCCTTCCTCATGGGCCTGTGCATCCAGTTCAATGACAACTCGCTGCCCGGCCAGAAGCGCGAGGACATCAGTCAGCTGATCATCAAGCGAATTGGTCAAGAGAGCTTCTGCAGCAAACTGGGCGAGGTCTCGCGCCACGAGGCCTACAGCAGGGCCTGCAAGCAAGCGCAGATCCGGGCCAAATCCGCCGGAGAACTACTGCTCGACTACGAGTACTGCAAGCTGTACAAGGGCTTGGAGGCTCTGATTGCCAAGCTGGTCAGCGGATTCGATGTGGATGGCATTGAACTGACGGAACTCACCCTGAGTTCGGAAGCTTCTGCTCTGGTCTCCCAGTATAAGGGAATTATTCGCGGCATGGATGCCCAGATTCAAGCCCTGCAGCAATCCTCCAAGGAACTGGAGCAGGAGAATGCTGAGCTGAAGGAAAAACTCGGTGAGGAGCAGTCGCTCAAGGCGCAGCTTTTGGACCAGAACACACTGCTTAAGGCGCAGCTGGGAGCCTCGGCGGGTCAGGTGCAGTCCACCCCGGGATCGGAAGCCACAACGGCCAACGAGGAGGAGCTGAATGCTGCTCGCTACCAAGCCAACATGTACTTCGCCGAGAATATCCGGCTGACCAAGGAGCTGGAGACGCTGCGTCAACAGTTCTCTGCCGAAAAACAGCGGGCGGATGCGGCGCAGGAATCCCTTGCGGCCACGCAAAAGGATCAGGAGGATCTGCTCGAACTGCTGGCCGACCAGGAGGCCAAACTGACGCGATACGAGGAAGCAGCTTCTAATGAAGCTCCCAGCGGGCCGGCAGCCGAGGAGGAGAGTCCCATCCCAAGTGGCACCGCCAGCAGATAA
- the RpS6 gene encoding small ribosomal subunit protein eS6 translates to MKLNVSYPATGCQKLFEVVDEHKLRVFYEKRMGQVVEADILGDEWKGYQLRIAGGNDKQGFPMKQGVLTHGRVRLLLKKGHSCYRPRRTGERKRKSVRGCIVDANMSVLALVVLKKGEQDIAGLTDTSVPRRLGPKRASKIRKLFNLRKEDDVRRFVVRRPLPAKDNKKATSKAPKIQRLITPVVLQRKHRRIALKKKRQTASKEAAADYAKLLVQRKKESKAKREEAKRRRSASIRESKSSISSDKK, encoded by the exons ATGAAG CTCAACGTTTCCTATCCCGCGACGGGATGCCAAAAGCTGTTCGAGGTGGTCGACGAGCACAAGCTGCGTGTCTTCTACGAGAAGCGTATGGGCCAGGTCGTCGAGGCCGACATCCTCGGAGATGAGTGGAAGGGCTACCAGCTGCGCATCGCCGGCGGCAACGACAAGCAGGGATTCCCCATGAAGCAGGGTGTCCTGACCCACG GTCGTGTGCGTCTGCTCCTGAAGAAGGGACACTCGTGCTACCGCCCACGCCGCACTGGCGAGCGCAAGCGCAAGTCCGTGCGCGGATGCATCGTGGACGCCAACATGTCCGTGCTGGCTCTGGTTGTGCTGAAGAAGGGCGAGCAGGACATCGCCGGCCTCACCGACACCTCCGTCCCACGTCGCCTGGGACCCAAGCGTGCCAGCAAGATCCGCAAGCTGTTCAACCTGAGGAAGGAGGATGATGTGCGTCGCTTTGTGGTGCGTCGCCCTCTGCCCGCCAAGGACAACAAGAAGGCCACCTCCAAGGCCCCCAAGATCCAGCGCCTGATCACCCCCGTTGTGCTGCAGCGCAAGCACCGTCGCATTGCGCTGAAGAAGAAGCGCCAGACTGCCTCCAAGGAGGCTGCCGCCGACTACGCCAAGCTGTTGGTGCAGCGCAAGAAGGAGTCCAAGGCCAAGCGCGAGGAGGCCAAGCGCCGCCGCTCCGCCTCCATCCGCGAGTCCAAGAGCTCCATCTCGAGCGACAAGAAGTAA
- the bys gene encoding bystin yields MGKPKKANVATIKNVNLEKQITEGKVAKNKTKDKVKLRAEESANIDARSSQKILAAAKLQQLELDEENFPSLVTVKKVNFNLNDGNAKEDEEVNENDFMADLDMDDDDVAAFERFQQPAQEGKRTLHLSKMIMQKIQEKEADIHTKISDEGSLKIEEIDPKVKEMYEGVRDVLKRYRSGKIPKAFKIIPKLRNWEQILFITEPHNWSAAAMFQGTRIFCSVLSQAMAQRFYNLVLLPRVRDDLCEYKKLNMHLYNALKRALFKPAAFMKGIILPLLEGGDCTLREAIIFGSVVARSSIPVLHSSACLLKICEMAYSGANSIFIRYFLDKRYALPYRVVDAAVFHFLRFENDKRELPVLWHQSLLTFAQRYKNDISSEQRDALLQLLKKKSHFKITPDVRRELQAASCRDVEMMETDNGLAGQPAKMYTDADVEYEG; encoded by the exons ATGGGCAAGCCAAAGAAGGCCAATGTGGCGACGATCAAGAATGTGAACCTGGAGAAGCAGATCACCGAGGGCAAGGTGGCCAAGAATAAGACCAAGGATAAGGTCAAACTGCGGGCCGAGGAATCGGCG AACATCGATGCCAGGAGCAGCCAGAAGATCCTGGCCGCTGCCAAGCTGCAGCAGCTGGAACTGGACGAGGAGAACTTCCCGAGTTTGGTGACCGTCAAGAAAGTCAACTTCAATTTGA ACGACGGCAATGCCAAGGAGGATGAGGAAGTCAACGAGAACGACTTCATGGCCGACCTGGACATGGACGACGACGATGTGGCCGCCTTCGAGCGCTTCCAGCAGCCGGCGCAGGAGGGCAAGCGCACGCTGCACCTCTCCAAGATGATAATGCAGAAGATCCAGGAGAAGGAGGCAGACATACACACCAAGATCTCCGACGAGGGCTCGCTGAAGATCGAGGAGATTGACCCCAAGGTGAAGGAGATGTACGAGGGTGTACGCGATGTGCTCAAACGCTATCGCAGTGGCAAGATACCAAAGGCCTTTAAGATCATACCCAAGTTGCGCAACTGGGAGCAGATCCTGTTCATCACGGAGCCACATAATTGGAGCGCAGCTGCCATGTTCCAGGGCACCCGCATCTTCTGTTCGGTGCTGTCGCAAGCGATGGCCCAAAGATTCTACAACCTGGTGCTGCTACCACGTGTTCGCGACGATCTCTGCGAGTACAAGAAGCTGAATATGCATCTGTACAATGCCCTGAAGAGGGCTCTTTTCAAGCCGGCTGCCTTTATGAAGGGCATCATCCTGCCGCTGCTGGAGGGCGGCGATTGTACGCTGCGCGAGGCCATCATCTTTGGCAGCGTGGTGGCCCGCAGCTCCATTCCCGTCCTGCACTCCTCCGCCTGTCTGTTGAAGATCTGCGAGATGGCCTACTCGGGCGCCAACTCCATCTTCATTCGCTACTTCCTGGACAAGCGGTATGCTCTGCCTTATCGCGTGGTGGATGCCGCCGTCTTTCACTTTCTGAG ATTCGAGAACGACAAGCGGGAGCTGCCAGTGCTATGGCACCAGAGCCTGCTCACCTTTGCGCAGCGCTACAAGAACGACATATCCTCCGAACAGAGGGATGCCCTGCTCCAGCTCCTAAA GAAGAAGAGCCATTTCAAGATTACGCCCGATGTGAGGAGGGAGCTGCAGGCGGCCAGTTGCCGCGATGTGGAGATGATGGAGACGGATAATGGCCTGGCTGGGCAGCCAGCCAAGATGTACACAGATGCCGATGTGGAGTACGAAGGCTGA
- the dpr14 gene encoding zwei Ig domain protein zig-8, translating into MRSRLFWILAIIYSSLHHIGSGSTSTTLKRPRAGDPFDTFPKNFWQEFSSPFTDTPEDEELEVTETTTHEPFPFFADPFTTLNISTQLSSSVYLHCRVNDLQGKTVSWMRRRGDDLTLITFGQHTYSGDSRYSLEFEEPNDWKLLIQFANERDEGPYECQVSSHPPLVLLVYLTIIVPHVEILDERGSATPEKYYKAGSTIELQCVISKIPHPSSYITWRHGLRLLNYDTSRGGISVKTDMLPGRALSRLYIANANRQDTGNYTCMLGNEITETVMVHVLNGEEPAAMQHADGSRLKANASTMVVLFLVYVCVSGSISVSGIRRELGLGWGWGWGLGR; encoded by the exons ATGAGATCGAGGCTGTTTTGGATACTGGCGATTATATACTCCTCACTCCATCACATCGGCTCGGGCTCCACGTCGACCACAT TAAAACGACCGCGAGCTGGCGATCCCTTCGACACGTTCCCCAAGAACTTCTGGCAGGAGTTCTCGTCGCCGTTCACCGACACGCCCGAGGATGAGGAGCTGGAGGTCACCGAGACGACCACCCACGAGCCGTTCCCCTTCTTCGCCGACCCGTTCACGACCTTGAACATCAGCACCCAGCTCTCGTCGAGCGTCTATCTGCACTGCAGGGTGAACGATCTGCAGGGCAAGACGGTGTCCTGGATGCGGCGACGTGGCGACGATCTCACCCTGATCACCTTTGGCCAGCACACGTATAGCGGGGACTCGCGGTACTCGCTGGAGTTCGAGGAGCCCAACGACTGGAAGCTGCTCATCCAGTTTGCCAACGAGCGGGACGAGGGTCCCTACGAGTGCCAGGTGTCCTCGCATCCGCCGCTCGTCCTGCTCGTCTACCTAACGATAATTG TTCCTCACGTGGAGATCCTCGACGAGCGGGGCTCAGCCACGCCGGAGAAGTACTACAAGGCTGGCAGCACCATCGAGCTGCAGTGCGTCATTTCCAAGATTCCGCATCCCTCCTCCTACATCACCTGGCGGCACGGACTGCGGCTGCTCAACTACGACACCAGTCGCGGTGGAATTAG TGTCAAGACGGACATGCTGCCAGGACGAGCTCTGAGTCGCCTGTACATCGCCAATGCCAATCGTCAGGATACCGGCAACTACACCTGTATGCTGGGCAACGAGATTACGGAGACGGTAATGGTCCATGTGCTGAACG GTGAGGAGCCCGCCGCCATGCAGCATGCGGATGGAAGCCGCCTCAAAGCCAACGCCTCCACAATGGTTGTGTTATTTCTAGTGTACGTGTGCGTCTCCGGATCCATTTCTGTTTCCGGAATCAGACGGGAATTGGGCTTGGGATGGGGCTGGGGCTGGGGACTGGGGCGATGA
- the spidey gene encoding very-long-chain 3-oxoacyl-CoA reductase — translation MEENNSRVLSLLGGLAIGIVGFQVFRKVLPWIYANVVGPKVFGSSVDLSKMGEWAVVTGSTDGIGKAYAKELARRGLKLVLISRSLEKLNVVAKEIGDKYGVEVRVIDVDFTGGAEIYDKIREKTTGLNIGVLVNNVGISYSHPEYFLDCYKADPKFLRNIVAANIHSVTHMTALFLPGMITQRRGVIINLSSTAGVIPNPLLSVYSATKAFVNKFSDDLQTEYKEHGILIQSVQPGFVATNMSKIRKASVFAPSPETYVRSALSTLGIATQTAGYLPHALLQLVIHFTEAVFGEQFARSVVLKNILGTRKRALRRLAKEQ, via the exons ATGGAGGAGAACAATTCCCGAGTGCTGAGCCTGCTGGGCGGTCTGGCCATCGGAATCGTGGGCTTCCAGGTCTTCCGAAAGGTCCTGCCCTGGATTTACGCCAATGTCGTAGGTCCCAAGGTCTTTGGCTCCTCGGTGGATCTTTCCAAAATGGGCGAATGGGCAG TTGTCACCGGCTCGACCGATGGAATTGGCAAGGCCTACGCCAAGGAG CTGGCTCGCAGGGGACTGAAACTGGTGCTGATCAGCAGATCCCTGGAAAAACTGAATGTGGTGGCCAAGGAGATAG GGGATAAGTACGGCGTGGAGGTGCGCGTGATCGATGTGGACTTCACCGGTGGCGCCGAGATCTACGACAAGATCCGCGAAAAAACCACTGGCCTGAATATCGGTGTGCTGGTCAACAATGTGGGCATCAGCTACAGCCATCCGGAGTACTTTCTGGACTGCTACAAGGCCGATCCCAAGTTCCTTCGCAACATTGTGGCCGCCAATATTCACTCGGTGACCCACATGACCGCCCTCTTCCTGCCTGGCATGATTACCCAGCGTCGCGGAGTGATTATCAACCTGTCGTCCACCGCCGGAGTCATTCCCAATCCTCTGCTGAGCGTGTACAGTGCCACTAAG GCCTTTGTCAACAAATTCAGCGACGACCTGCAGACGGAGTACAAGGAGCACGGAATCCTCATCCAGAGCGTCCAGCCGGGCTTCGTGGCCACCAACATGTCGAAGATCCGCAAGGCCAGCGTGTTCGCTCCCTCGCCGGAGACCTATGTGCGCTCGGCTCTGTCGACCCTGGGAATTGCCACCCAGACGGCGGGCTATCTGCCACATGCCCTGCTCCAGCTGGTCATTCACTTCACGGAGGCCGTGTTTGGCGAGCAGTTCGCCCGCAGCGTGGTCCTCAAGAACATCCTGGGCACCCGGAAGCGGGCCCTGCGCCGTCTGGCCAAGGAGCAGTAG
- the snz gene encoding sorting nexin-25, with protein MESEECAVDTMENRRLPLFPIEPEPSVTATQRLTLLATRLLRALQLNWRIIVSGITLTLLAVIWYYPTFFLFFAFVVYSLVLVFAAVAGTVYIHYIFTTNEPTPPSRVPSRLLYNATKSNIFDLPKPIKNPSNLPLIFGKTVDLQLQQIIEYVLRDFMLPWLGYVVTKPKLINDVVREDLWNAIQKIHERATRMDAAKIIAVDMVNRVTVHLEKIRIAEARAAETNSPPVFSTNPYLADEEKEMEFLRKLCEIMVILLLPRGYSLPPLKVLLSEILSYKIFFPMIKMLTAPDYINQKVVQNIETRLAAAAMSKRSYEYAASFEDFLKIINNSGNLEELSLIRKSIVNDLMHATTMQNLQRAKGLDPDHEDHSLSKSELTAAVRLKRYVRQLTMAKGECEKNLAKFGWNGNYSSDIDLTLVEILNTAVGRRYFTLFLEPLKASALIGFYLAVEEIKHAHKSASHQLGTEIFYTYIRVPKSEIHIDKHERKLIETFLLGDADPDIFYDIQRNILRTLEEKYYPPFVLSDQYRQLKEALDSNEIADPTLLMCHTIGDAPEPLADEQPGVSDGLNGGAGGAIDVAAHTSYARRKLEQIQERIDKKNQALDALKYSVKPESKVLSILEKEMEWLKSEKRQTEAHLRRTDAWTEHLGKWKATIQSVEVSDEKESLQFMILVHVDEDINAPQQPTSSKNGDSGHAHMRRRPSGISSGWVVMRSLNQVHELQRKLRHVSSNLKAIDLPTNFKFFFLKADRHGQEKAKAQIQKFLNFILEDDHLNGSEAIYTFLSPSSDHLKQSLPSPKKSKFSLATLFRSDAGKAHEASKATDPFWGLQRDDEDISNYLDGESGGEAKMLAADLDSKDSIAEPMYALMGEIFDMGGVFKWLRKSLISFVQITYGRTINRQIRESVAYLFEESMLHNYFSAILKSFWPGGVLASAYPTRSEDMREMTTTAAKALLTDHIPEVLCNLVGAQAAKRGVLKVFEALQNPAYNKQLFYELLEILMIEFFPEIRQLRVNNANGTKLNTATAGAAAASAAAALVAATASASLPSLNHSGGGHSASAGGHQNHQGSSTASGSAAGGSGSGGGGAASHHQSHYHHATSHHHHHSQAGSSK; from the exons ATGGAATCGGAGGAGTGCGCAGTGGACACCATGGAGAATCGCCGCCTGCCGCTGTTTCCCATCGAACCGGAGCCATCCGTAACGGCCACGCAGCGCCTGACGCTCCTGGCCACCAG ACTGCTACGTGCTTTGCAACTTAACTGGAGGATTATCGTCTCGGGCATCACACTGACACTGCTGGCCGTCATCTGGTATTATCCCACCTTCTTTCTGTTCTTCGCCTTCGTGGTCTATTCTCTGGTCTTGGTCTTTGCGG CTGTGGCCGGCACCGTCTATATTCATTATATATTCACCACCAACGAGCCGACGCCACCAAGTCGCGTGCCCTCGCGACTGCTCTACAATGCCACCAA AAGCAACATCTTCGATCTGCCCAAACCCATTAAGAATCCCTCGAATCTGCCCTTGATTTTCGGCAAAACAGTGGACCTGCAGCTTCAGCAGATCATTGAATATGTTCTACGGGACTTTATGTTGCCATGGTTGGG TTATGTGGTTACCAAGCCCAAGCTGATCAACGATGTGGTGCGCGAGGATCTGTGGAACGCCATACAGAAGATCCATGAGCGGGCCACGCGAATGGACGCTGCTAAAATCATAGCCGTGGACATGGTCAACCGAGTGACGGTGCATCTGGAGAAGATTCGCATTGCAGAGGCCAGAGC AGCTGAAACAAACTCGCCTCCGGTTTTCAGTACCAACCCGTACCTCGCCGATGAAGAGAAGGAGATGGAGTTCCTGCGCAAGCTGTGTGAGATTATGGTGATCCTGCTGCTGCCCCGCGGCTACTCCCTGCCCCCACTGAAAGTCCTGCTCAGCGAGATTCTCTCCTACAAGA TATTCTTTCCCATGATCAAAATGCTCACAGCACCGGATTACATTAACCAAAAGGTGGTGCAGAACATCGAGACTCGTTTGGCGGCGGCGGCGATGAGCAAGCGGAGCTACGAGTACGCAGCCAGCTTCGAGGACTTTCTCAAGATCATCAACAACTCAGGCAACCTTGAGGAGCTCTCGCTCATCCGCAAGAGCATCGTCAACGACCTGATGCATGCCACCACCATGCAGAATCTGCAGCGTGCCAAAGGCCTCGATCCAGATCACGAGGACCATTCGCTCTCCAAGTCAGAGCTCACGGCTGCCGTCCGGCTGAAGCGCTATGTGCGCCAGCTCACGATGGCCAAGGGCGAGTGCGAGAAGAACCTGGCCAAGTTCGGCTGGAATGGCAACTACTCAAGCGATATT GACCTAACGCTAGTTGAGATCCTGAACACTGCGGTGGGCCGTCGCTACTTCACCCTGTTCCTGGAGCCGCTGAAGGCCAGCGCCCTGATTGGTTTCTATTTGGCCGTGGAGGAGATCAAGCACGCGCACAAGTCGGCCAGCCATCAGCTGGGCACGGAGATCTTCTATACATACATCCGGGTGCCCAAGTCAGAGATTCACATCGACAAGCACGAGCGCAAGCTGATCGAAACGTTCCTGCTGGGCGATGCCGATCCGGATATATTCTATGACATCCAGCGCAATATATTGCGCACGCTGGAGGAGAAATACTATCCGCCATTTGTGCTGAGCGATCAATACCGCCAGCTGAAGGAGGCGTTGGACTCTAATGAGATTGCAGATCCTACGCTGCTTATGTGCCACACCATTGGCGATGCTCCGGAGCCGCTGGCGGATGAGCAGCCGGGCGTATCGGATGGACTTAACGGCGGGGCCGGTGGGGCCATCGATGTGGCCGCCCACACGTCGTATGCACGACGAAAACTGGAACAAATACAGGAACGCATTGACAAAAAGAACCAGGCGCTGGACGCCCTCAAGTACTCCGTGAAGCCGGAGTCCAAGGTACTGTCCATACTCGAGAAGGAGATGGAATGGCTGAAGAGCGAGAAGCGCCAGACGGAGGCGCATTTGCGTCGCACAGACGCCTGGACGGAGCATTTGGGCAAGTGGAAGGCGACCATACAAAGCGTGGAG GTCTCCGATGAGAAGGAATCGCTGCAGTTTATGATCCTGGTGCATGTGGACGAAGACATAAATGCGCCACAGCAACCGACCTCATCCAAGAACGGCGACAGCGGCCATGCCCATATGCGCAGGCGACCCTCGGGCATCTCCAGCGGCTGGGTGGTAATGCGCTCCCTCAACCAAGTGCAT GAGCTACAGCGGAAACTGAGGCACGTGAGCTCCAACCTGAAGGCCATCGACCTGCCCACGAATTTCAAGTTCTTTTTCCTGAAGGCAGACAGGCATGGCCAGGAGAAGGCTAAGGCACAGATTCAGAAGTTTTTGAAT TTCATTTTGGAGGACGACCATCTGAATGGCAGCGAGGCCATCTACACGTTTCTTAGCCCCAGCTCGGATCACCTCAAGCAATCGCTGCCCTCGCCAAAGAAGTCCAAGTTCTCGCTGGCCACGCTTTTCCGCAGCGATGCTGGAAAGGCCCACGAGGCCAGCAAGGCCACCGATCCCTTTTGGGGGCTGCAGCGCGACGACGAAGACATATCCAACTATCTGGATGGCGAGTCCGGCGGTGAGGCCAAAATGCTAGCTGCGGATCTGGACAGCAAGGACTCGATAGCGGAACCGATGTACGCTTTGATGGGCGAGATCTTCGACATGGGCGGGGTGTTCAAGTGGCTGCGCAAGAGTCTCATCTCCTTTGTCCAGATCACATACGGCCGGACGATCAATCGGCAGATCCGCGAATCGGTGGCCTATCTGTTCGAGGAGTCAATGCTGCACAACTACTTCTCGGCCATCCTTAAGTCCTTTTGGCCGGGCGGCGTCCTGGCCTCTGCCTATCCGACGCGATCGGAGGATATGCGGGAGATGACCACCACGGCGGCCAAGGCGCTGCTCACCGATCATATACCGGAGGTGCTGTGCAACCTGGTTGGGGCCCAGGCGGCCAAGCGAGGTGTCCTCAAGGTGTTCGAGGCCCTGCAGAATCCCGCCTACAACAAGCAGCTATTCTAT GAGTTGCTGGAGATACTCATGATTGAGTTCTTTCCCGAGATCCGCCAGCTGCGGGTCAACAATGCCAATGGAACCAAGTTGAATACGGCCACCGCTGGAGCGGCAGCTGCCTCTGCTGCAGCGGCATTGGTGGCTGCCACGGCATCCGCTTCGCTGCCCTCGCTGAATCACAGTGGCGGAGGGCACAGTGCGTCCGCGGGAGGCCACCAGAACCATCAGGGATCCTCGACGGCGAGCGGATCCGCTGCGGGAGGCAGTGGCTCCGGCGGTGGTGGGGCAGCGTCGCACCACCAGTCGCACTACCACCACGCTACAtcccaccaccaccaccactcGCAGGCGGGCAGCTCCAAGTAG